A genomic region of Trifolium pratense cultivar HEN17-A07 linkage group LG3, ARS_RC_1.1, whole genome shotgun sequence contains the following coding sequences:
- the LOC123913412 gene encoding methionine--tRNA ligase, cytoplasmic: MASVDNRKKSLVLALSNYLSLDPSVIPADTLDSDIKSLYLSIIAAASGHDEVNHSDEVLKWVAFAESLPVALDQCFENLKKLNDELSGKSVLVGNGLKPSEADVIVFSAIHSSLISLPDTNKEKLPHVLRWVDYIQHKQGFVGLFEEILLQKPEFEPPVTKSVGVAESDLKPNKTEQTKPNKTEQSIKNANKSETDTSKDKSKAEGKSTGDTEPTKAKAKAAKEAKPAGKEAAAKETELSVSLLNIQVGLIRKAWKHPSADSLLVEEIDVGDAKLRQVVSGLAKYCNPDELTNRRVALITNVKPGKLRDVTSEGLVLCASNEGSTIVEPLLPPEGAKIGERVSFAGIDGKPEDVLNPKKKQLEKITPNLFTDDNGVATFKGIPFMTSGGPCTSSISRATIK, encoded by the exons ATGGCTTCCGTTGACAATAGAAAGAAATCACTGGTTCTTGCTCTCTCCAACTACCTTTCATTGGATCCT AGTGTTATTCCAGCTGATACTTTAGACAGTGATATTAAGTCTCTCTACTTAAGCATTATTGCGGCGGCGTCTGGACATGACGAGGTTAATCATTCTGATGAG GTGTTGAAGTGGGTAGCATTTGCAGAATCTTTGCCGGTGGCTCTTGATCAATGCTTCGAGAATCTGAAGAAATTAAATGATGAACTTTCTGGAAAGTCTGTGCTTGTTGGCAATGGATTGAAACCCTCTGAAGCTGATGTTATAGTGTTTTCAGCAATTCATTCTTCACTG ATCAGCCTTCCAGATACAAACAAGGAAAAGTTGCCACATGTGTTGCGATGGGTGGACTACATCCAG CATAAACAGGGATTTGTAGGCTTATTTGAGGAAATTTTGTTGCAGAAGCCTGAATTTGAGCCTCCG GTAACAAAATCTGTTGGTGTTGCGGAATCTGATTTAAAACCAAACAAGACTgagcaaaccaaaccaaacaagACTGAGCAAAGCATAAAGAATGCAAACAAGTCAGAAACAGACACAAGCAAGGATAAAAGCAAAGCTGAG GGAAAGTCAACAGGAGACACCGAACCTACTAAAGCCAAGGCAAAAGCAGCAAAAGAAGCAAAACCTGCTGGCAAAGAGGCGGCTGCGAAAGAGACTGAACTAAGCGTCAGTTTGCTTAATATTCAAGTTGGGCTAATTCGCAAAGCGTGGAAGCATCCCTCTGCAGATAG TTTGCTAGTTGAGGAGATAGATGTTGGCGATGCCAAATTGCGGCAGGTTGTCAGTGGTTTGGCAAAGTACTGCAATCCTGATGAGTTGACG AACCGACGAGTTGCACTTATTACAAATGTCAAACCTGGAAAACTACGCGATGTGACGTCTGAAGGACTG GTCTTGTGTGCTTCAAATGAAGGTTCCACCATTGTCGAGCCCTTGCTCCCTCCAGAAGGAGCTAAAATTGGGGAACGTGTTTCTTTTGCCGG GATTGATGGAAAGCCAGAAGATGTACTTaacccaaaaaagaaacagCTGGAGAAGATTACACCG AATCTTTTCACTGATGACAATGGCGTGGCCACATTTAAGGGTATACCATTTATGACTTCTGGTGGACCATGCACATCTTCCATTTCCAGAGCAACTATAAAGTGA
- the LOC123913413 gene encoding probable LRR receptor-like serine/threonine-protein kinase IRK, protein MEVSSKMRVFFVCLFLLFLVTVTAVNPSLNDDVLGLIVFKADIQDPKGKLASWNEDDESACGGSWVGVKCNPRSNRVVEVNLNGFSLSGRIGRGLQRLQFLRRLYLANNNLTGSITPNIATIDNLRVLDLSNNNLSGVVPDDFFRQCGSMRAVSLAGNMFSGNVPSSIGSCSAIASIDLSVNQFSGSVPKEIWTLSGLRSLDLSDNLLEGEVPEGVEALKNLRSINLARNSFSGKIPDGFGSCLLLRSIDFSDNSFSGNIPNGLKELVLCGYFSLGGNAFSGDVPEWIGDMKGLQTLDLSRNRFSGLVPNSSGNLWSLKTLNLSGNGFTGNLPESMANCTNLLALDVSQNSLSGDLPSWIFKSDLVGENKKTGRVKSSLYSLNEVPVQSLQVLDLSHNAFSGEITSAISGLSSLQVLNLSYNSLTGYVPSSIGGLKTCSSLDLSNNKLNGSIPLEIGGAVSLKELILENNFLIGKIPISIGNCSSLTTLILSKNKLSGSIPAAVAKLTNLKTVDVSFNNLTGNLPKQLGNLPNLLTFNLSHNNLEGELPAGGFFNTISPSSVSGNPFICGSVVNKKCPVKLPKPIVLNPNFSSPDLDPSSPTPTLGRKRNILSISALIAIGAAAFIVIGVIGITVLNLRVRSTASRSPAALAFSAGDEFSRSPTTDANSGKLVMFSGEPDFSSGAHALLNKDCELGRGGFGAVYQTVLGDGRSVAIKKLTVSSLVKSQEDFEREVKKLGKVRHQNLVELEGYYWTSSLQLLIYEFVSRGSLYKHLHEGSGENFLSWNERFNVILGTAKALSHLHHSNIIHYNIKSTNILIDSYGEPKVGDYGLARLLPMLDRYVLSSKIQSALGYMAPEFACKTVKITEKCDVYGFGVLVLEIVTGKRPVEYMEDDVVVLCDMVRGALDEGRVEECIDERLLGKFPVEEVIPVIKLGLVCTSQVPSNRPEMGEVVTILELIRCPSGSDGQEELLG, encoded by the exons ATGGAAGTTTCATCCAAAATGAGAGTGTTTTTTGTGTGCTTGTTCTTGCTGTTTCTGGTGACTGTGACAGCTGTGAATCCGTCTTTAAACGATGACGTTTTGGGGTTGATTGTGTTCAAAGCGGATATACAAGATCCGAAGGGAAAGTTAGCATCTtggaatgaagatgatgaaagTGCTTGTGGTGGTAGTTGGGTTGGAGTGAAATGTAACCCTAGATCCAATAGGGTTGTGGAGGTTAACCTTAATGGGTTCTCTTTATCTGGAAGGATTGGACGTGGTTTACAACGTTTACAATTTCTTCGTAGGCTTTATTTGGCGAATAATAATCTTACTGGGAGTATAACCCCTAATATTGCTACTATTGATAACCTTAGGGTTCTTGATTTGAGCAATAATAATCTTTCAGGGGTTGTTCCTGATGATTTTTTCCGGCAATGTGGGTCTATGAGAGCTGTTTCTTTGGCGGGGAACATGTTTTCAGGGAATGTTCCTTCCAGTATAGGTTCATGTTCAGCTATTGCTAGTATTGATTTGTCTGTTAACCAGTTTTCTGGTTCTGTTCCTAAGGAGATTTGGACTTTGAGTGGACTTAGGTCTCTTGATTTGTCTGATAATTTGTTGGAAGGTGAGGTTCCTGAAGGAGTTGAGGCGTTGAAGAATTTGCGGAGCATTAACTTGGCGAGAAATAGCTTTTCTGGGAAGATACCAGATGGGTTTGGAAGTTGTTTGCTTTTGAGGTCTATTGATTTTAGTGATAATTCTTTCTCCGGTAACATACCTAATGGTTTGAAGGAATTGGTGTTGTGTGGTTACTTTAGTTTGGGTGGAAACGCTTTCTCAGGAGATGTTCCTGAGTGGATTGGAGATATGAAAGGTCTTCAGACATTGGATCTTTCTCGGAATAGATTTTCTGGTTTGGTTCCAAACTCTTCAGGAAATCTTTGGTCATTGAAAACATTGAATCTTTCTGGAAATGGTTTCACTGGTAATCTTCCCGAGTCTATGGCAAATTGCACAAACCTCTTGGCCTTAGATGTTAGCCAGAATTCATTGTCTGGAGATCTTCCGTCGTGGATTTTCAAGTCGGATTTGGTAGGTGAAAACAAAAAGACTGGTAGGGTGAAAAGCTCTTTGTATTCCTTGAATGAAGTTCCTGTTCAGAGTCTTCAAGTGTTGGATTTATCTCACAATGCATTTTCTGGTGAAATCACTTCTGCTATTTCGGGTTTAAGCAGCTTGCAGGTTTTGAATTTATCATATAACTCTCTGACAGGCTATGTTCCGTCATCAATTGGtggtttaaaaacatgttctagTCTTGATTTGAGTAATAATAAGCTAAATGGAAGCATACCTCTGGAAATTGGTGGAGCTGTTTCCTTGAAAGAGCTGATTTTGGAAAACAACTTCCTTATTGGGAAAATTCCAATCTCAATCGGGAACTGCTCTTCATTAACAACATT GATTCTGTCAAAGAACAAGCTGAGTGGGTCGATACCTGCAGCAGTTGCAAAACTCACCAACCTGAAAACTGTGGACGTATCATTCAACAACCTTACTGGAAACCTTCCCAAGCAATTGGGCAACCTTCCCAATCTCCTGACCTTCAATTTATCTCACAACAACCTTGAGGGTGAACTACCTGCTGGTGGTTTCTTCAACACCATTTCGCCTTCCTCTGTATCGGGCAATCCGTTTATCTGTGGCTCTGTTGTGAACAAAAAGTGCCCTGTTAAACTCCCGAAGCCTATTGTTCTGAATCCCAACTTTTCTTCTCCTGACCTTGACCCTAGTTCGCCTACTCCAACTTTAGGTCGCAAAAGAAATATCCTCAGCATTTCAGCACTCATTGCCATCGGTGCAGCTGCTTTCATTGTAATTGGTGTCATTGGAATAACTGTTCTCAACCTCCGTGTTCGGTCCACCGCATCTCGATCTCCAGCTGCCCTTGCTTTTTCTGCAGGGGATGAGTTCAGCCGTTCGCCGACAACAGATGCAAACTCCGGCAAGCTTGTTATGTTTTCAGGTGAACCCGATTTCAGCTCTGGAGCGCACGCTTTGCTTAACAAGGATTGCGAGCTTGGGCGTGGAGGTTTCGGGGCTGTGTACCAAACAGTTCTTGGAGACGGGCGTTCAGTTGCTATCAAGAAACTCACTGTGTCAAGCCTTGTCAAGTCTCAAGAAGATTTCGAGAGGGAGGTGAAGAAATTAGGAAAAGTCAGACACCAAAATCTCGTCGAACTCGAAGGCTATTATTGGACTTCATCGCTGCAACTCCTCATATACGAGTTTGTCTCACGTGGTAGCCTTTACAAGCATCTCCACGAAGGATCAGGCGAAAACTTCCTTTCGTGGAATGAGAGGTTCAATGTCATTCTTGGAACCGCAAAGGCCTTATCTCACTTGCACCACTCCAACATCATTCACTACAACATTAAGTCAACCAACATCCTTATCGATAGCTACGGTGAACCTAAAGTAGGGGATTACGGCCTAGCAAGGTTGCTACCAATGCTCGATCGCTACGTCTTGAGTAGCAAAATTCAAAGCGCACTCGGCTATATGGCACCAGAATTCGCCTGCAAAACAGTGAAAATCACCGAGAAATGCGATGTTTATGGATTCGGAGTTTTGGTTTTGGAGATCGTGACAGGTAAGAGGCCAGTAGAGTACATGGAGGATGATGTGGTTGTACTTTGTGACATGGTTAGAGGAGCATTGGACGAAGGAAGGGTAGAGGAATGCATTGATGAGAGACTTCTAGGGAAGTTTCCAGTAGAGGAAGTGATTCCTGTGATTAAGCTTGGTTTGGTATGTACTTCACAAGTACCATCTAATAGGCCAGAAATGGGAGAGGTAGTTACCATATTGGAACTTATAAGATGCCCCTCAGGCTCAGATGGACAAGAAGAGTTATTGGGATGA
- the LOC123913414 gene encoding U-box domain-containing protein 62-like isoform X2 — protein MSSDDINITPDQRIENGLTSPLVFQDDTLRFNCGGAPQRQVGDRAPKTREVGGFIDDKMFTVNRDRFFTSQGTEFRRNVFADRPDHRDSSDVLNWSAETPSSDDSDGEDDDEDDDGDTTADRLVSIGDDGSKRNSNAIIDVNNNNGGSVVNGKAQHHSPYVSSREILGKDGEIVQLVHNNVSGATGEDQLRERLGKTQNSVTVAETDCEEYYSHYLQGGEGSPSVQKVMVDDNGCGFSGRKDAGYSSESGESLRSILSDPVTGTLMDDAMILPCGHSFGGGGIQHVIRMACCTCSQPTLEESISPNLSLRDAVQAYRREEESQFYRSSKRKRERFDQGGFGECAVIEPSRSRGVQFPFAVTDRVIIKGNKRTPQRFVGREAIVTTQCLNGWYVVKTLDNAESVKLQYRSLAKVSDDPSKPVSSNMGPNWLQICRTTS, from the exons ATGTCCTCCGATGACATCAATATCACTCCTGACCAGAGAATCGAAAACGGCCTAACCTCCCCTCTCGTCTTCCAAGACGACACTCTCCGTTTCAACTGCGGCGGTGCACCACAGAGACAAGTCGGTGATCGGGCTCCTAAAACCCGTGAAGTCGGCGGTTTCATAGATGACAAGATGTTCACCGTGAATCGCGATCGGTTTTTCACTTCCCAGGGTACGGAGTTCCGCCGGAACGTTTTCGCCGATCGGCCTGACCACAGGGATAGTTCAGATGTACTGAACTGGAGTGCCGAAACTCCAAGCAGTGATGATTCCGACGGGGAAGATGATGACGAAGACGATGATGGAGACACCACAGCTGATAGACTCGTTAGTATCGGTGACGACGGAAGCAAACGCAATTCCAATGCAATTATTGATGTTAACAATAACAATGGTGGCAGTGTTGTAAATGGGAAAGCTCAGCATCATTCTCCTTATG TTTCTAGTAGAGAGATATTGGGAAAGGATGGTGAAATTGTACAGTTGGTGCATAACAATGTGAGTGGCGCTACTGGTGAGGATCAACTGCGAGAAAGATTAGGTAAAACTCAGAACTCTGTAACCGTTGCTGAAACTGACTGTGAGGAGTACTATTCGCACTATCTTCAAGGTGGGGAAGGATCACCTTCTGTTCAAAAAGTTATGGTGGATGACAATGGCTGTGGGTTTAGTGGAAGAAAGGATGCCGGGTATTCAAGCGAGTCTGGGGAGTCATTGAGGTCGATTCTTTCGGATCCTGTTAC TGGAACGCTTATGGATGATGCAATGATATTACCTTGCGGACATTCATTTGGTGGAGGTGGAATTCAGCATGTTATTAGAATG GCTTGTTGTACTTGTTCTCAACCCACATTGGAGGAGTCAATATCTCCAAATCTTT CACTTCGAGATGCTGTGCAGGCATACCGCCGAGAAGAAGAATCACAATTTTACCGGTCatccaaaagaaaaagagaacgATTTGATCAG GGTGGTTTTGGAGAGTGTGCTGTTATTGAACCATCAAGGAGTAGAGGTGTTCAATTTCCATTTGCTGTGACGGACCGGGTTATCATAAAG GGGAACAAAAGAACACCACAACGCTTTGTTGGGCGTGAAGCTATTGTAACAACACAATGCCTGAATGGATG GTATGTGGTGAAGACGTTGGACAATGCAGAGAGTGTGAAATTGCAGTATCGCTCCCTTGCTAAGGTTTCCGACGATCCTTCAAAACCTGTCTCCAGTAACATGGGACCTAATTGGCTTCAGATTTGCCGAACAACATCATAA
- the LOC123913414 gene encoding U-box domain-containing protein 62-like isoform X1 produces MSSDDINITPDQRIENGLTSPLVFQDDTLRFNCGGAPQRQVGDRAPKTREVGGFIDDKMFTVNRDRFFTSQGTEFRRNVFADRPDHRDSSDVLNWSAETPSSDDSDGEDDDEDDDGDTTADRLVSIGDDGSKRNSNAIIDVNNNNGGSVVNGKAQHHSPYVSSREILGKDGEIVQLVHNNVSGATGEDQLRERLGKTQNSVTVAETDCEEYYSHYLQGGEGSPSVQKVMVDDNGCGFSGRKDAGYSSESGESLRSILSDPVTGTLMDDAMILPCGHSFGGGGIQHVIRMKACCTCSQPTLEESISPNLSLRDAVQAYRREEESQFYRSSKRKRERFDQGGFGECAVIEPSRSRGVQFPFAVTDRVIIKGNKRTPQRFVGREAIVTTQCLNGWYVVKTLDNAESVKLQYRSLAKVSDDPSKPVSSNMGPNWLQICRTTS; encoded by the exons ATGTCCTCCGATGACATCAATATCACTCCTGACCAGAGAATCGAAAACGGCCTAACCTCCCCTCTCGTCTTCCAAGACGACACTCTCCGTTTCAACTGCGGCGGTGCACCACAGAGACAAGTCGGTGATCGGGCTCCTAAAACCCGTGAAGTCGGCGGTTTCATAGATGACAAGATGTTCACCGTGAATCGCGATCGGTTTTTCACTTCCCAGGGTACGGAGTTCCGCCGGAACGTTTTCGCCGATCGGCCTGACCACAGGGATAGTTCAGATGTACTGAACTGGAGTGCCGAAACTCCAAGCAGTGATGATTCCGACGGGGAAGATGATGACGAAGACGATGATGGAGACACCACAGCTGATAGACTCGTTAGTATCGGTGACGACGGAAGCAAACGCAATTCCAATGCAATTATTGATGTTAACAATAACAATGGTGGCAGTGTTGTAAATGGGAAAGCTCAGCATCATTCTCCTTATG TTTCTAGTAGAGAGATATTGGGAAAGGATGGTGAAATTGTACAGTTGGTGCATAACAATGTGAGTGGCGCTACTGGTGAGGATCAACTGCGAGAAAGATTAGGTAAAACTCAGAACTCTGTAACCGTTGCTGAAACTGACTGTGAGGAGTACTATTCGCACTATCTTCAAGGTGGGGAAGGATCACCTTCTGTTCAAAAAGTTATGGTGGATGACAATGGCTGTGGGTTTAGTGGAAGAAAGGATGCCGGGTATTCAAGCGAGTCTGGGGAGTCATTGAGGTCGATTCTTTCGGATCCTGTTAC TGGAACGCTTATGGATGATGCAATGATATTACCTTGCGGACATTCATTTGGTGGAGGTGGAATTCAGCATGTTATTAGAATG aAGGCTTGTTGTACTTGTTCTCAACCCACATTGGAGGAGTCAATATCTCCAAATCTTT CACTTCGAGATGCTGTGCAGGCATACCGCCGAGAAGAAGAATCACAATTTTACCGGTCatccaaaagaaaaagagaacgATTTGATCAG GGTGGTTTTGGAGAGTGTGCTGTTATTGAACCATCAAGGAGTAGAGGTGTTCAATTTCCATTTGCTGTGACGGACCGGGTTATCATAAAG GGGAACAAAAGAACACCACAACGCTTTGTTGGGCGTGAAGCTATTGTAACAACACAATGCCTGAATGGATG GTATGTGGTGAAGACGTTGGACAATGCAGAGAGTGTGAAATTGCAGTATCGCTCCCTTGCTAAGGTTTCCGACGATCCTTCAAAACCTGTCTCCAGTAACATGGGACCTAATTGGCTTCAGATTTGCCGAACAACATCATAA